From one Rhodamnia argentea isolate NSW1041297 chromosome 1, ASM2092103v1, whole genome shotgun sequence genomic stretch:
- the LOC115729081 gene encoding protein DMP2-like: MAFTSSPKPKSDASRLRAVRDAALTSLGNLIKLLPTGTAFAFQFLNPTRTNNGRCPTRNEYLSGLLIGTCAFSCAISSFTDSYTGSDGLTHYGIATPKGLWPSPASELIDLSKYKLRFQDFVHALLSTVVFAVVALLDPNTLECFYPLFEKEEKVLLKLLPPVIGAICSVVFVVFPSKRHGIGYPFSCEESNDRSASKEVE; encoded by the coding sequence ATGGCTTTCACAAGCTCTCCGAAGCCCAAGAGCGATGCGTCCAGGCTCCGGGCCGTCAGGGACGCCGCGCTCACGTCTCTAGGGAACCTTATCAAGCTCCTCCCGACGGGGACGGCCTTCGCGTTCCAGTTCCTCAACCCCACCCGGACCAACAACGGCCGCTGCCCCACCCGCAACGAGTACCTCAGCGGCCTCCTGATCGGCACGTGTGCCTTCTCATGCGCCATCTCTAGCTTCACCGACAGCTACACCGGCTCTGATGGTCTGACCCACTATGGCATCGCCACGCCTAAGGGGCTgtggccctcgccggcctctGAATTGATCGACCTGTCCAAGTACAAGCTCCGGTTCCAGGACTTTGTGCACGCGCTGCTCTCGACCGTGGTTTTCGCGGTGGTGGCCCTGCTGGACCCGAACACCTTGGAGTGCTTCTACCCGTTGTtcgagaaggaggagaaggtgcTGCTCAAGCTTCTGCCTCCGGTGATCGGCGCGATTTGTAGCGTGGTTTTCGTCGTCTTCCCTAGCAAGAGGCACGGGATTGGGTATCCTTTTTCTTGTGAGGAGTCCAATGATCGAAGTGCTTCCAAGGAGGTGGAATGA